In Drosophila pseudoobscura strain MV-25-SWS-2005 chromosome 4, UCI_Dpse_MV25, whole genome shotgun sequence, the following proteins share a genomic window:
- the LOC4817133 gene encoding protein TIPIN homolog translates to MASLFGDDGVDDLFNDNVCADNDQLPSDGEGEKLFADDDENNENADGNPDAGVKVEPKKRAVRNPRPRLTVDTLRGPRGIHTIENYFKDVKLKGKGHEKSDLDEVLRRLQHWGHRMYPTYTFDDVLNNIERLGKKKPLQVHMSRYRLGQLEDLRMQEGDAVDDGQEEHNDDAADEPFDEFDALLGEQIAMSKLAPHTPAATYQRSKLSSTSTSTLVTPSFSRHAVVSTPYSTVNGPTFDRDGAPIDAHDMSDYGQPLPPSQPPTPATKKLSADQMARIAENRRLAQERLLAKKQQQQELES, encoded by the coding sequence ATGGCTTCTCTATTCGGCGACGATGGGGTTGATGACTTGTTCAACGACAACGTGTGCGCGGACAACGACCAATTGCCCAGCGATGGCGAGGGGGAGAAACTATTTGCCGACGACGATGAGAACAATGAAAATGCAGATGGAAATCCTGATGCTGGAGTCAAAGTGGAGCCCAAGAAGCGTGCTGTGCGCAATCCAAGGCCGCGTCTCACAGTGGACACCCTGCGTGGCCCACGCGGCATTCACACCATCGAGAATTACTTCAAGGATGTCAAACTGAAGGGCAAGGGCCATGAAAAATCTGATCTGGATGAGGTTTTGCGGCGGCTGCAGCACTGGGGTCATCGCATGTACCCCACCTACACATTCGACGATGTTCTCAACAACATAGAGCGTCTGGGTAAGAAGAAGCCCCTTCAGGTGCACATGTCACGATATCGTCTGGGACAACTGGAGGATTTGCGCATGCAGGAAGGGGACGCTGTCGACGATGGCCAGGAGGAGCACAACGATGATGCAGCCGATGAACCTTTTGACGAGTTCGATGCTTTGTTGGGCGAACAGATAGCCATGTCTAAGCTGGCACCACACACACCAGCAGCCACGTATCAGAGATCCAAGTTATCCAGCACGAGCACAAGTACTTTGGTTACGCCTTCCTTCTCCCGCCATGCAGTTGTGTCCACTCCCTATTCGACGGTGAATGGTCCGACCTTCGATAGAGATGGTGCTCCTATAGATGCGCACGATATGAGTGATTATGGTCAGCCTTTGCCGCCTTCACAGCCTCCAACGCCAGCGACAAAGAAGCTATCGGCGGATCAAATGGCGCGTATAGCAGAGAATCGAAGGCTGGCACAGGAGCGGCTACTGGCcaagaaacaacagcagcaagagcTGGAATCATAA
- the LOC4817340 gene encoding hydroxylysine kinase: protein MEQWNNVELTNMSKKSYTLNHAYNMAEKLNKENNAAPTSNGSGSGSIKGNDSVQAKDQTDSSVLKPGSDVRPKVEPEDVENLLRRLYGITVSEVKEILAYDDRNFLIHEDSNVKNPLIVSHCPHGYILKIMNSLDSKKEDVVDAQNQVMLYLSKQQIKCPRPIANASGKYYSVEKLNGTAHVVRLLEFLPGQIFRDVPITNYLLFQSGEYLAKLDRALKDFTHEAYETHTTTWMLQNVPAVREFLFAVKDQERKALCEEVIDAFESKVLSVVPTLDHQIIHGDFNESNIVIETAPNQTDHNIKGVIDFGDMSKSPLLFEIGIALTYMTLEAKDLASGGIFLAGYTSIKPVSSTELGYLKYCVAARLVQSLVLGLYTHSLHPTNDYLLSTQHEGWKLLEKLWKDSFDSVDELWSTTGHQYLTQSNK from the exons ATGGAGCAGTGGAACAATGTGGAGCTGACGAACATGTCCAAAAAGTCATACACACTGAATCATGCCTATAATATGGCCGAAAAGCTCAACAAGGAGAACAACGCTGCTCCGACCTCCAatggtagtggtagtggtagtaTTAAAGGCAACGACAGTGTCCAGGCCAAGGACCAAACAGACAGCTCAGTCCTAAAGCCTGGCTCTGATGTACGGCCAAAAGTGGAGCCCGAAGATGTGGAGAACCTTTTGCGACGACTGTATGGCATCACAGTGAGCGAAGTGAAAGAGATTCTGGCCTACGATGATCGTAACTTTCTGATCCATGAAGACAG CAATGTGAAGAATCCCCTGATTGTCTCCCACTGCCCCCATGGCTATATCCTGAAGATTATGAATTCGTTGGACTCTAAGAAAGAAGACGTTGTGGATGCGCAGAATCAAGTGATGCTTTATCTAT caaaacaacaaataaagtGTCCCCGTCCTATTGCCAATGCCAGCGGAAAGTATTACTCGGTGGAAAAGCTAAATGGCACAGCCCATGTGGTGCGCCTCTTGGAGTTCCTTCCCGGCCAAATATTCCGCGATGTTCCAATCACCAACTATCTGCTGTTTCAAAGTGGCGAATACTTGGCGAAATTGGACCGAGCTCTGAAGGATTTCACCCACGAAGCCTATGAAACCCACACAACAACATGGATGCTGCAGAACGTACCGGCCGTGAGAGAGTTTCTGTTCGCCGTCAAGGATCAGGAGCGAAAAGCATTGTGTGAGGAGGTGATCGATGCCTTCGAGTCGAAGGTATTGAGTGTGGTGCCCACCCTGGATCATCAGATAATCCATGGCGACTTCAATGAGTCGAATATTGTGATCGAAACGGCACCAAATCAGACGGACCACAACATCAAGGGAGTGATCGATTTTGGGGACATGAGCAAGTCGCCGCTTCTCTTCGAAATTGGCATTGCCTTGACCTACATGACGCTGGAGGCGAAAGATCTGGCCAGCGGTGGCATCTTCCTGGCAGGATATACCAGCATAAAGCCAGTCAGTAGCACAGAGCTGGGATATCTCAAGTATTGTGTGGCTGCTCGTCTCGTCCAGAGCCTGGTATTGGGCCTGTACACGCACAGCTTGCATCCCACCAATGATTACTTGCTGTCTACCCAACACGAGGGCTGGAAGTTGCTCGAGAAGCTGTGGAAGGATAGTTTTGACTCCGTGGACGAACTGTGGTCGACCACAGGCCATCAGTACTTGACGCAaagcaataaataa
- the msl-1 gene encoding protein male-specific lethal-1 codes for MDKRFKWPLNQKANYSDPPYHHTSRGGGGGGGGGGGGGGGDRDYYYQKKHPHSHAHKNYSRPQHGYSYQKPNTGSSYYKPPPPPSAEPSLPRVGGGAMAPPASGNSSGSDVVTLIVENNNLKRMIMLHLNLMQEQTDSLAAKEKELDGQTDKLNAVLSQNQDLKLVNVHLEATIEELRKQLRKKNRRGGPDDDDNNDDDDHQLPPAMQEKIVCNAETQTELVAHHLAQPEPAYPYLHQAKRQPRLVREEPQHPHLMIQKQQEQAPLMSVEQQQPPLRRQELQQPTQTIEEPQPRLVRQEPQPRLMREEPQTRMVREELQTRLVKDIQQQQSRLAREQQQPRLIREEQQQQLQPTLIREEKQQQQQQQQPTLIREEEQQQQPWPVREEQQQQPKPIREQQQQEHQQAEENQPPQHRQQQQAEENQPPQHRQQQHHHLHQSPHKSSSKATLVTSVTNLPPTISTPPVESKARGEYNGKKVSTMFLHRVNQDSSLTSSAQHHIPSHSQPEKEKQPEVEKQVIETKEEELQKVMETEELAELPQSIEREQVLEQQVETQPQVMETEVVEQQQVIETETVEQQQDIETEEVAMDQMNQMEEVVIAEENTIFHYALQPDGMILLEAEEEMGVETVEEIVQTTVYNGHIEDRQCFENEQEEDDDDGDDDDDDDDEESDDESESGSEDEDVDEESEDNDEGEREHIQPPPSKTDVNNLDALRPNEGDDSCWQTVPPMSHANHQIHAMESPEHKSMAPSAHSTPNHQHITQRYPQKEPSETRQLLEVEEDSQQPKLVIAEPLEMDAGEMEVQTVEVETLEVETLETGVGVELGVGMGIETVEVQTVEVHTEETVVEQAGMEIEIKTEEVTTTTISKHVLPKTSASNPQAPAPVATPVPALPKANRSAVVEPKHKTNSAIVEVPTKEESVIVPAPVKEESVLAEAAVPTEKSTVLAEAAVPTEKSTVEAADAPKELSVVEATSSMEKSTIEETTVPKEKPTVLATSSNEKSTAEETSAPKEKSTIEATVPTVKSVSVGAEPKDKSAVVSALSKEKSVVVEAPPKANCSVEVSSSKEKPTVVVAPLKEKSVVVEAPPTKANSAVVASPTKANSTVAAVPPKEKPAVVDALSTKPNSSLVEKDTKVNRSKSKEESSDKKVDRATKEATGTKLILKVPAGHSSRVGGHAKANSTAVTAFHKEKSTIVAAGTLCLPTTKTQAAVAETQTKEKSSVAAVPKENSVLAGALPKEKSLVETLQKEKSVEKTKHKGNAAAPAPVAGLLKAKASEPEKPEAAKIEVAAEEDLPARFEALNSVKSAAVVQPEFKKKKKKRSKSKSKSKSPSKSESIQHDKKMPHVANHQSLPKKRPHNLIQDIEGDKAELSEAGAPPMKKQKRLQVKLKQHGLSNDRKFHDSSFLKNNNKLDKEKEVARLEEEMRRKLQEHLKKEQRRLSQQPVVLLKKPPKDNSSNTSLIYPPIAHASTSMSPTPPSSPLSPASETTPPGTPSTTPPPSTANLIVDTSEETETKADDKSMIVIAAPLTPQSMSSNSSSSTTSSTGASASRTIVQNYAHKSTSRYRTVLFPYTTRSWEDQEFHRDNEFFDEEADELLSDHPSLEIPKWRDTPIPPSTDNKDIESLTDEDFVKRHEKYVKDEIERKRRDARYMREQMRSEALRQRHNQDEVLVKLDPLPTSTFYPLPEDIEGVQIVTEIPVQAFGENVVNMEARSDFSLPWLDSVKALTAIARAKAEAVPVATLASKKIPLTAAESRHQEMNSSYVFLKRRKRQRKR; via the exons ATGGACAAGCGATTCAAATGGCCACTCAACCAGAAGGCCAACTACTCGGATCCACCCTACCATCATACGTCgcgtggcggcggtggcggcggcggtggtggtggtggtggtggcggcggtgaTAGAGACTATTACTACCAGAAAAAACATCCGCACTCGCATGCCCACAAGAATTACTCACGCCCGCAACATGGCTATAGCTATCAGAAGCCCAATACGGGTAGCAGCTACTACAAgcccccgccaccgccgtCAGCAGAACCATCTCTGCCCAGGGTCGGAGGCGGCGCCATGGCGCCGCCCGCCTCGGGCAACTCTTCGGGCTCGGATGTGGTCACCCTCATCGTGGAGAACAACAATCTGAAGCGTATGATTATGCTTCATCTGAATCTGATGCAGGAGCAGACGGACAGCCTGGCGGCCAAGGAGAAGGAACTGGACGGTCAAACGGACAAGCTGAACGCCGTACTCTCGCAGAACCAAGACCTGAAGCTGGTCAATGTCCACCTGGAGGCCACCATCGAGGAGCTACGCAAGCAGCTAAGGAAAAAGAACAGGAGGGGGGGccccgacgacgacgacaacaatgacgatgacgatcATCAACTGCCACCTGCCATGCAGGAGAAGATTGTGTGCAATGCGGAAACACAAACGGAGTTGGTAGCGCATCATCTGGCACAGCCGGAGCCGGCTTATCCTTATCTACACCAGGCTAAAAGGCAGCCCAGGCTGGTAAGAGAGGAGCCCCAACATCCCCATCTAATGATTCAaaaacagcaggagcaggcccCTCTAATGAgtgtggagcagcagcagccccctcTTCGGaggcaggagctgcagcagcccaCTCAAACGATTGAGGAGCCACAGCCCCGTCTTGTGAGGCAGGAGCCGCAGCCGCGTCTTATGAGAGAGGAGCCACAGACCAGGATGGTGAGGGAAGAACTGCAAACTAGACTTGTAAAGGacattcagcagcagcagtctaGACTTgcaagagagcagcagcagcccagaCTTATAAGagaggaacagcaacagcaactgcagcccACTCTTATAAGAgaggaaaagcagcagcaacagcag caacagcagcccaCACTTATcagagaggaggagcagcagcagcagccttggCCTGTGAgggaggaacagcagcagcagcccaagcCTATAagggaacagcagcagcaggagcatcagCAGGCGGAGGAAAATCAACCGCCACAGCatcgtcagcagcagcaggcggaggAAAATCAACCGCCACAGCatcgtcagcagcagcatcatcatctccATCAGTCTCCGCACAAAAGCTCTTCCAAAGCGACTCTTGTTACCTCCGTCACGAATCTGCCGCCGACAATCAGCACTCCGCCCGTGGAGAGCAAAGCGAGAGGGGAATACAATGGCAAGAAGGTTAGCACCATGTTTCTTCATCGGGTTAACCAGGACTCCAGCCTCACATCCTCAGCCCAGCATCACATCCCATCACATAGCCAGccggagaaggagaagcagccgGAAGTGGAAAAGCAGGTGATCGAAacaaaggaggaggagctgcagaagGTTATGGAAACCGAGGAGCTGGCAGAACTGCCGCAGTCCATCGAAAGGGAGCAGGTGTTGGAACAGCAAGTGGAGACCCAACCCCAGGTGATGGAAACGGAGgtggtggagcagcagcaggtcaTCGAAACGGAGACGgtggaacagcagcaggacatCGAAACGGAGGAGGTTGCAATGGATCAGATGAACCAAATGGAGGAGGTGGTTATTGCTGAAGAAAACACCATTTTCCATTATGCCCTACAGCCGGATGGAATGATACTTCTTGAAGCCGAGGAGGAAATGGGCGTGGAAACCGTAGAGGAGATTGTACAGACCACAGTGTATAATGGCCATATCGAGGATCGACAATGCTTCGAAAACGAacaggaggaggatgatgatgatggtgatgacgacgatgatgatgatgatgaagagaGCGACGATGAGAGCGAAAGCGGAAGTGAAGATGAGGACGTGGACGAGGAAAGCGAGGACAATGATGAGGGGGAGCGGGAGCATATCCAGCCTCCACCCTCAAAAACTGATGTTAACAATTTAGATGCCTTGCGCCCAAATGAAGGCGACGACAGTTGTTGGCAGACAGTCCCTCCGATGTCACATGCCAATCATCAG ATACACGCCATGGAAAGTCCGGAGCATAAGAGCATGGCGCCATCAGCCCATTCAACACCCAATCACCAGCACATTACGCAGCGTTACCCACAAAAGGAGCCATCAGAAACGCGTCAGCTTCTTGAAGTGGAGGAGGACAGCCAGCAGCCGAAACTTGTCATCGCAGAGCCCTTGGAAATGGATGCTGGGGAAATGGAAGTGCAGACTGTCGAAGTAGAGACTCTCGAAGTGGAGACACTGGAGACaggtgtgggtgtggaatTGGGAGTGGGCATGGGCATAGAGACGGTGGAAGTACAGACTGTGGAAGTTCACACGGAGGAGACCGTTGTAGAGCAAGCCGGCatggaaattgaaatcaaaacaGAGGAGGTCACAACCACGACAATCAGCAAGCATGTCCTGCCCAAAACATCTGCTAGCAATCCTCAGGCTCCCGCTCCTGTTGCTactcctgttcctgctctgCCCAAGGCTAACCGCTCCGCTGTCGTGGAACCTAAACACAAGACCAATTCTGCTATCGTTGAAGTTCCAACTAAGGAAGAGTCTGTTATAGTACCAGCTCCAGTCAAGGAAGAATCTGTTTTAGCAGAAGCTGCTGTGCCTACGGAAAAGTCTACTGTTTTAGCAGAAGCTGCTGTGCCTACGGAAAAGTCTACTGTTGAAGCCGCAGATGCACCCAAGGAACTGTCTGTTGTTGAAGCGACTTCATCCATGGAAAAATCCACTATTGAAGAAACGACTGTACCGAAGGAAAAACCCACTGTTTTAGCCACTTCATCAAACGAAAAGTCCACTGCTGAGGAAACGTCTGCTCCCAAGGAAAAGTCTACTATTGAAGCGACTGTACCCACGGTAAAGTCCGTTTCTGTAGGAGCTGAACCCAAGGATAAGTCCGCTGTTGTATCGGCTCTATCAAAGGAAAAGTCTGTTGTTGTAGAAGCTCCACCGAAAGCAAATTGCAGTGTCGAAGTATCTTCGAGCAAGGAAAAGCCCACTGTCGTGGTGGCCCCGCTCAAGGAAAAGTCGGTTGTTGTAGAAGCTCCTCCAACCAAGGCAAACTCCGCTGTTGTAGCATCTCCAACAAAGGCGAACTCCACGGTCGCAGCAGTTCCACCCAAGGAAAAGCCAGCTGTGGTAGACGCTCTTTCAACAAAACCAAATTCTTCTTTGGTTGAAAAAGACACCAAGGTAAACCGTTCTAAATCTAAGGAAGAGTCATCCGATAAGAAGGTGGACAGGGCAACAAAGGAGGCGACGGGGACTAAACTGATTCTCAAAGTGCCGGCGGGTCATTCATCTCGTGTTGGAGGCCATGCCAAGGCAAACTCCACTGCGGTGACGGCTTTTCACAAGGAGAAGTCCACTATTGTGGCGGCGGGAACCCTCTGTCTGCCTACGACAAAGACCCAGGCTGCTGTTGCAGAGACTCAAACCAAGGAGAAGTCTTCTGTAGCAGCTGTACCAAAGGAAAATTCCGTTTTGGCAGGAGCTTTACCCAAGGAAAAATCCCTGGTCGAAACTCTGCAGAAGGAAAAATCCGTTGAGAAGACTAAGCACAAGGGAAACGCTGCAGCTCCCGCACCAGTGGCTGGTCTTCTCAAGGCCAAGGCCTCTGAACCGGAGAAACCGGAGGCAGCGAAAATAGAAGTAGCAGCAGAAGAGGATCTTCCCGCTCGATTTGAAGCTCTAAATAGTGTAAAATCTGCTGCCGTGGTCCAACCAGAgttcaaaaagaaaaagaagaaacggagtaagagcaagagcaagagcaagagtcCCTCAAAGAGCGAATCAATACAGCACGATAAGAAGATGCCACACGTGGCCAATCATCAGTCATTGCCCAAGAAACGCCCCCACAACCTCATACAAGACATAGAAGGAGACAAGGCAGAGCTCTCTGAAGCGGGGGCACCGCCAATGAAGAAACAAAAACGTCTGCAGGTGAAGCTCAAGCAGCATGGACTCTCCAATGACAGGAAATTCCATGATTCCTCCTTCctgaagaacaacaacaaattggacaaggagaaggaggtggCCCGTTTGGAGGAGGAAATGCGTCGCAAACTTCAGGAGCATCTGAAAAAGGAGCAGAGGCGACTGAGTCAACAGCCGGTGGTGCTGCTCAAGAAACCCCCCAAGGATAACAGCTCCAACACAAGTTTGATCTATCCCCCGATAGCGCATGCATCAACTTCAATGTCACCCACACCACCCTCATCACCATTATCACCAGCGTCTGAAACGACGCCACCAGGAACGCCGTCAACGACGCCACCGCCCTCGACCGCAAATCTGATAGTAGACACCTCCGAAGAGACGGAAACAAAGGCAGACGATAAATCGATGATAGTAATTGCGGCACCCCTGACACCCCAGTcgatgagcagcaacagcagcagcagcacaacttCTAGCACCGGCGCCAGCGCATCCCGAACGATCGTCCAAAACTATGCTCACAAATCCACATCCAGATATCGCACTGTCCTGTTTCCGTATACGACACGCTCTTGGGAGGATCAGGAGTTCCATCGCGATAACGAGTTCTTCGATGAGGAAGCCGACGAACTGCTGTCGGATCATCCGAGCTTGGAGATACCCAAATGGCGGGATACACCCATACCGCCCAGCACCGACAACAAGGACATTGAGAGCCTGACGGATGAAGATTTTGTGAAGCGTCACGAAAAGTATGTAAAGGACGAGATCGAAAGGAAGCGCCGCGATGCCCGCTACATGAGGGAGCAGATGAGGAGCGAGGCTCTGCGGCAGCGCCACAATCAGGATGAGGTGTTGGTCAAACTCGATCCCCTGCCCACGTCCACCTTCTACCCCCTGCCCGAGGACATTGAAGGCGTACAAATTGTCACGGAAATACCTGTGCAGGCGTTCGGTGAAAATGTGGTCAACATGGAGGCGAGATCTGATTTCAGCCTGCCCTGGCTGGACTCGGTGAAAGCACTGACAGCCATTGCCCGGGCGAAGGCTGAGGCAGTGCCGGTGGCCACGTTAGCTAGCAAAAAGATACCTCTCACCGCAGCCGAATCCAGGCATCAGGAGATGAACTCTTCGTATGTGTTCCTCAAGCGGCGCAAGCGGCAAAGAAAGCGTTAG
- the tos gene encoding exonuclease 1: MGITGLIPFLERASSKLQLKDIRGSTVAVDTYCWLHKGVFSCAEKLARGEDCDQYVQYCLKYIQMLLSYDIKPILVFDGQHLPAKALTEKRRRESRQQSKQRAAELLRLGRVEEARSQMRRCVDVTHEMALRLIRECRNRNVDCIVAPYEADAQMAWLNKANIAQYIITEDSDLTLFGAKKIIFKLDLNGCGLLVEADKLYLAMGCTQAKYHFDKFRRMCILSGCDYLDSLPGIGLAKACKFMLKTEQDDMRIALKKIPSYLNMSKLEVDDDYIENFMKAEATFKHMFIYNPLQRRMERLCALEEYETDESYCSNAGTLLEDSHLALHLALGNLNPFSLKRLDSWEPGKALSAPKNTKRTKHKSIWLSNVSSVQNQGNEQPEKVQSPCALFFKKVDFVGPTIDEEIKANERLEQAKQTEAQVFSMYSFKSKRRRSPSGSGSTDRERTPPPSPVHTRSRHNPFAKERTGQDSQLRSPVVCENSSLLRLLSPKKCNPGGEGAEETRVSSLKRSIFAKEQVEVRSRFFATQAEQTTLRQEQPKKEESPQELGSSGSNKKLRLETKTNAFTEPTDMVLSEEDEKPCLNASSNKMTPSSESVQLEDSKDIRVKSLDILAGELQEPASSDTINLLSDDSCSSEATLPSSQEAAVQRNNFFVSSKRRVGLTKPTSTSTTTAKRGLSKSKNSKLGTSSSPNQTKLSMFGFQKRPVLK, from the exons ATGGGTATTACCGGCCTGATACCATTTCTGGAGAGGGCATCGTCGAAGCTGCAACTGAAAGACATACGCGGTAGCACCGTCGCTGTGGACACTTATTGTTGGCTGCACAAAGGTGTCTTTAGTTGCGCGGAAAAGCTAGCCCGCGGCGAGGACTGCGATCAGTACGTGCAGTACTGTCTGAAATACATACAGATGCTACTCTCTTACGACATCAAACCAATTCTGGTATTCGATGGTCAGCATTTGCCGGCAAAGGCTTTGACCGAGAAGCGGCGGCGCGAGTCGCGACAACAGAGCAAGCAACGGGCAGCAGAACTCCTGCGCCTGGGTCGTGTGGAGGAGGCACGCTCCCAAATGCGTCGCTGTGTGGATGTTACCCACGAGATGGCCCTGAGACTGATACGCGAGTGCCGGAATCGCAATGTGGACTGCATTGTGGCGCCTTACGAGGCGGATGCCCAGATGGCCTGGCTCAACAAGGCCAACATCGCCCAGTACATAATCACCGAGGACTCCGACTTGACGTTGTTTGGCGCAAAGAAGATTATCTTCAAACTGGACCTAAATGGCTGCGGTCTGCTGGTGGAGGCGGACAAGCTCTACCTGGCAATGGGCTGCACGCAGGCGAAATATCATTTTGACAAGTTTCGACGCATGTGCATACTGTCGGGCTGTGATTACCTCGACTCACTACCGGGCATAGGTCTGGCCAAGGCTTGCAAGTTCATGCTGAAAACGGAACAGGACGACATGCGGATAGCATTGAAAAAGATTCCAAGCTACCTCAATATGAGCAAATTGGAG GTGGACGATGACTACATTGAGAACTTTATGAAAGCCGAGGCTACCTTCAAGCACATGTTCATCTACAATCCTCTGCAGCGTCGCATGGAGCGACTTTGCGCTCTTGAGGAATACGAGACAGATGAAAGCTACTGCAGCAATGCTGGCACTTTGCTGGAAGATAGCCATCTAGCTCTGCATTTAGCTCTAGGGAATTTGAATCCGTTTTCGCTCAAACGCCTGGATAGCTGGGAGCCCGGCAAAGCACTTTCTGCTCCCAAAAATACTAAACGTACCAAGCACAAAAGTATTTGGCTATCAAATGTATCATCTGTACAGAATCAAGGAAATGAACAGCCGGAAAAGGTGCAATCACCTTGTGCTTTGTTCTTCAAGAAGGTGGATTTTGTTGGTCCAACGATAGATGAGGAAATCAAGGCCAATGAGCGACTGGAGCAGGCTAAGCAAACGGAAGCGCAAGTCTTTTCCATGTACAGCTTCAAATCGAAGCGGAGAAGAAGTCCAAGCGGTAGTGGGTCTACGGATAGAGAACGCACACCGCCCCCATCGCCAGTACATACGAGAAGTCGTCACAATCCCTTTGCCAAGGAACGCACAGGACAGGATTCGCAGCTACGGTCCCCAGTTGTCTGTGAGAATAGTTCTTTGCTGCGTCTGCTAAGCCCAAAGAAATGCAATCCCGGCGGTGAAGGAGCGGAGGAGACGCGTGTGAGTTCCCTAAAGCGAAGCATCTTTGCCAAGGAGCAGGTGGAGGTGCGTAGTCGCTTTTTTGCCACTCAAGCGGAACAGACAACGCTGCGGCAGGAGCAGCCGAAAAAGGAGGAGTCGCCACAAGAGTTGGGATCAAGTGGCTCCAACAAGAAATTAAGACtggaaacgaaaacgaatgcATTTACTGAGCCTACAGACATGGTACTCTCCGAAGAGGATGAAAAGCCATGTTTAAATGCATCTAGCAATAAAATGACGCCATCATCAGAAAGTGTTCAGCTTGAAGACAGCAAGGATATTCGTGTTAAATCCTTGGACATACTAGCGGGAGAGCTTCAGGAGCCGGCCTCTTCAGACACCATCAATTTGCTGTCTGATGACAGCTGCAGTTCGGAAGCAACGCTCCCCAGCAGCCAGGAAGCTGCCGTTCAACGCAACAATTTCTTTGTGTCCAGCAAACGACGCGTGGGCCTCACCAAGCcgaccagcaccagcaccacaaCTGCCAAAAGGGGTTTGTCCAAGTCCAAGAACAGCAAACTGGGCACTTCCTCGAGTCCAAATCAAACCAAGCTCAGCATGTTCGGCTTCCAGAAGAGGCCTGTTCTTAAATAA